One Brachyspira pilosicoli P43/6/78 genomic window carries:
- a CDS encoding 5-bromo-4-chloroindolyl phosphate hydrolysis family protein, with the protein MEEDKYIFEKLKLNLDRNFPVENDNHIDNDKEYSNNNFNNSNDESLVILETKRNIEKIKEYSKEINDADINPALEEMISILDNMVAYSKANKEGEKKLQKINEYHLPTAIKMLKYYIDFCNLPVKNDNIEKTSLEIEDAIIKLNEALKKMLLEMNENKLIDINSDIDVLKNMLEKDGLI; encoded by the coding sequence ATGGAAGAAGATAAATATATTTTTGAAAAATTAAAATTAAATTTAGACAGAAACTTTCCTGTAGAAAATGATAATCATATAGATAATGATAAAGAATATTCTAATAATAATTTTAATAATTCTAATGATGAAAGTTTAGTAATATTGGAAACAAAAAGAAATATAGAAAAAATAAAAGAGTATTCAAAAGAAATTAATGATGCTGATATTAATCCTGCTTTGGAAGAGATGATTTCTATACTTGATAATATGGTTGCTTATTCTAAGGCCAACAAAGAAGGCGAAAAAAAACTTCAAAAGATAAATGAATATCATCTTCCAACTGCTATAAAAATGCTTAAGTATTATATTGATTTTTGTAATTTACCTGTAAAGAATGATAATATAGAAAAAACTTCTTTAGAGATAGAAGATGCTATAATAAAATTAAATGAAGCTTTAAAAAAAATGCTTCTTGAAATGAATGAAAATAAATTAATTGATATAAATAGCGATATAGATGTATTAAAAAACATGCTTGAAAAAGATGGATTAATATAA
- a CDS encoding toxic anion resistance protein codes for MQENNNNSLSLDIQKSIDSKISENDNSKIKELSDSINLEDSISIMSYGSAAQNKMVQFSENTLSTVMNKDLGDIGNTISDLIVELKGFDIEKESKGIFGFFRKGINNLSKLKTKYSKVEVNIDGIIKILENHQRTLLKDISILDQMYDYNLDYLKELELYIKAGKEKLNNDINKKILELEEKARQTNTPEDAQAARDYKDLANRFEKRLHDLELTKAVSIQTIPQIRMVQNNNVVMSEKIQSTLVNTIPLWKNQMVLAIGLHHSNEAAKAQRAVTDTTNELLRKNADMLKTSTIETAKESERAIVDIETLKHTNEQLISTLDEVIKIQNEGREKRKNAEMELVNIENELKNKILSMKE; via the coding sequence ATGCAAGAAAATAATAATAATTCTTTAAGTTTAGATATTCAAAAAAGTATAGATTCTAAAATCAGTGAGAATGACAATAGCAAAATAAAAGAGTTATCTGATAGTATAAATTTAGAAGATTCTATTTCTATAATGTCTTATGGCTCTGCGGCACAAAATAAAATGGTGCAATTTTCTGAAAATACATTAAGTACTGTGATGAATAAAGATTTGGGAGATATAGGAAACACTATTAGTGATTTAATAGTAGAGCTTAAAGGTTTTGATATAGAAAAAGAGTCTAAAGGGATATTTGGATTTTTTAGAAAGGGTATTAATAATTTGAGCAAGTTAAAAACTAAATATTCTAAAGTAGAAGTTAATATTGACGGTATAATAAAGATATTAGAAAATCATCAAAGAACATTATTAAAAGATATTAGTATATTAGACCAAATGTATGATTATAATTTGGATTATTTAAAAGAGCTTGAATTATATATTAAAGCTGGAAAAGAAAAGTTAAATAATGATATAAATAAAAAAATATTGGAACTTGAAGAAAAAGCAAGACAAACTAACACACCCGAAGATGCACAAGCAGCAAGAGATTATAAAGATTTAGCTAATAGATTTGAAAAAAGACTGCATGATTTAGAGCTAACTAAAGCAGTATCAATACAAACTATACCGCAAATAAGAATGGTTCAAAATAATAATGTAGTGATGAGCGAAAAGATACAATCTACACTTGTTAATACTATACCTTTGTGGAAGAATCAAATGGTTTTAGCTATAGGGCTTCATCATTCTAATGAGGCAGCAAAAGCACAAAGAGCTGTTACTGACACTACTAATGAACTTCTTAGAAAAAATGCTGATATGCTAAAAACTTCTACTATAGAAACAGCAAAAGAATCTGAAAGAGCTATAGTTGATATTGAAACATTAAAACATACAAATGAACAATTAATTTCTACATTGGACGAAGTGATAAAAATACAAAATGAGGGCAGAGAAAAAAGAAAAAATGCTGAAATGGAATTAGTCAATATTGAAAATGAACTTAAAAATAAAATATTAAGCATGAAAGAGTAA
- a CDS encoding 4'-phosphopantetheinyl transferase family protein, whose product MIYLKYVFNNEYNGNIESLSKEMANKHYNKDSLIIKRNNNGKPYFENEDNIFFNGSHSKDLICVGMSDSLIGLDAEFIKERKFFDIAGEYFSFKERKFLKSSKKLEIDFFTLWTLKEAYIKKFGKVIFDIKDSIEIDLDERVIYNADNLFFATFILDDSYIISLCSDMKNKDVIITTDDFNLNMLFSYPVLPQIDISI is encoded by the coding sequence ATGATATACTTAAAATATGTTTTTAATAATGAATATAATGGCAATATAGAAAGTTTATCAAAAGAGATGGCTAACAAACATTATAATAAAGATAGTTTAATAATAAAAAGAAATAATAATGGTAAGCCTTATTTTGAAAATGAAGATAATATATTTTTTAATGGTTCGCATAGTAAAGATTTAATTTGTGTTGGAATGTCCGACAGCCTTATAGGTCTTGATGCTGAGTTTATTAAAGAGAGAAAATTTTTTGATATTGCAGGCGAATATTTTTCTTTTAAAGAGCGTAAATTTTTAAAGTCTTCAAAGAAATTAGAAATAGATTTTTTTACTTTATGGACATTAAAAGAGGCTTATATAAAAAAATTTGGTAAGGTTATTTTTGATATAAAAGATTCTATAGAGATAGATTTAGATGAAAGAGTTATATATAATGCTGATAATCTATTTTTTGCTACATTTATTCTTGATGATTCTTATATAATAAGTTTATGCTCTGATATGAAAAATAAAGATGTGATAATAACAACAGATGATTTTAATCTTAATATGTTGTTTTCTTATCCTGTTCTTCCTCAAATAGATATTTCTATATAG
- a CDS encoding DUF362 domain-containing protein, translating to MSKVVIIKCDNYDLDMVKSAINRGIDLLGGIDLFVQSNDKVLLKPNLLAAETADKSVTTHPVVFEAIASILQERGCKVSYGDSPGVGKGSSVALKAGIDEVASRLNVEYADFDEPVGVNFPEGVQEKSFTVAKPVTEADVIISLPKLKSHALTVMTGAVKNQFGCIPGFRKAEYHLKLPDFEDFSTMLLDLNKYVNPKLYIMDAILAMEGNGPRSGNPRKVNALLFSTDAVALDYIASQIISFDYNNIPTIKMGFKHNFSNKDDIEVLGDDIESIKVVDFKKPHKRIGIGRSLMKFANFPIVKKIFSFIIPKPVIDKNKCVKCGVCVKVCPVTPLALNFDKKGKNYPPEYYYDKCITCYCCQELCPHKAIFLKRKF from the coding sequence ATGAGTAAGGTAGTTATAATTAAATGTGATAATTATGATTTGGATATGGTTAAATCTGCAATTAATCGCGGTATAGATTTACTTGGCGGTATAGATTTATTTGTTCAAAGTAATGATAAGGTATTATTAAAACCGAATTTATTAGCAGCGGAAACAGCTGATAAATCTGTAACAACTCACCCTGTAGTTTTTGAGGCTATAGCATCAATTTTGCAAGAGAGGGGCTGTAAAGTTTCTTATGGTGATTCACCTGGAGTTGGGAAGGGAAGCAGTGTTGCTTTGAAAGCTGGTATTGATGAGGTTGCAAGCAGGCTTAATGTAGAATATGCTGATTTTGATGAGCCTGTTGGTGTTAATTTCCCTGAGGGTGTTCAAGAGAAGAGTTTTACTGTAGCTAAACCTGTTACAGAGGCTGATGTTATAATTAGTTTGCCAAAATTAAAATCTCATGCTTTAACTGTGATGACTGGTGCTGTAAAAAACCAATTTGGATGCATACCAGGTTTTAGAAAGGCTGAATATCATTTGAAGCTTCCTGATTTTGAAGATTTTTCTACTATGCTTTTGGATTTAAATAAATATGTAAATCCAAAATTATATATAATGGACGCTATACTTGCTATGGAAGGTAACGGACCAAGAAGCGGTAATCCTAGAAAGGTAAATGCATTATTATTTTCTACTGATGCTGTTGCTTTAGATTATATTGCTTCACAGATTATATCTTTTGATTATAATAATATACCTACTATAAAAATGGGTTTTAAGCATAATTTCTCTAACAAAGATGATATAGAAGTTTTGGGAGATGATATAGAAAGTATTAAGGTTGTTGATTTTAAAAAGCCGCATAAAAGAATAGGCATAGGAAGAAGTTTGATGAAGTTTGCTAATTTTCCTATTGTGAAAAAGATATTTTCTTTTATTATACCTAAGCCTGTTATAGATAAAAATAAATGTGTAAAATGCGGGGTATGTGTTAAGGTTTGCCCTGTTACTCCTTTAGCTTTAAACTTTGATAAAAAAGGTAAAAATTATCCTCCTGAATATTATTATGATAAATGTATTACTTGCTACTGTTGTCAAGAATTATGTCCGCATAAGGCTATATTTTTAAAAAGAAAGTTTTAA
- the fabZ gene encoding 3-hydroxyacyl-ACP dehydratase FabZ, with translation MENINITKIMELLPHRYPFLLVDKVISIEEGKIHSLKNVTFNEPQFTGHFPESPIMPGVLMVEALAQTSGIYCYMKLLKPEEIGNKFMFFAKIDNVKFKNPVIPGDVMDMFVTVEAFNGTLLKTHGEVRVGDSLACSADLGLFLVDREAMKINK, from the coding sequence ATGGAAAATATTAATATAACTAAAATAATGGAGCTTCTTCCGCATAGATATCCTTTTTTACTTGTAGATAAAGTAATAAGCATAGAAGAAGGTAAAATACATTCTCTAAAAAATGTTACTTTTAATGAACCTCAATTTACAGGTCATTTTCCAGAAAGTCCTATAATGCCTGGTGTTTTAATGGTTGAGGCATTGGCACAAACTTCTGGAATATATTGCTATATGAAATTATTAAAACCTGAAGAAATTGGCAATAAATTTATGTTTTTTGCTAAAATAGATAATGTTAAGTTTAAAAATCCTGTTATACCAGGAGACGTAATGGATATGTTTGTTACTGTTGAGGCTTTTAACGGAACTTTACTTAAAACACATGGTGAAGTTAGAGTAGGGGATAGTTTAGCTTGTTCTGCTGATTTAGGATTATTTTTAGTAGATAGAGAAGCTATGAAGATTAATAAATAA
- the lpxA gene encoding acyl-ACP--UDP-N-acetylglucosamine O-acyltransferase, which produces MKKDIHETAIISESAKIADNVKIGPYAVIEGNVTIGENTVIGAHSVIKEYTNIGKNNIIHDNVVLGDLPQDIHFDRNTVTFLEIGDNNEIREFANLHRASKENAKTIIKNNCYIMATGHVAHDCEINDNVIICNGALVAGHVKVGKGAFISGNCVVHQFCSIGEYAMISGMSAVGRDILPYALTAHAGEAIIYKLNLVGMRRAGFTSEQISHAEEAYDMWYNWNKTKQEFLDTYLNDNSLNDIAKKIVVFISESRRGITPRKTV; this is translated from the coding sequence ATGAAAAAAGATATACATGAAACTGCTATTATTTCAGAGTCTGCTAAAATAGCGGATAATGTAAAAATAGGTCCTTATGCTGTAATAGAAGGCAATGTAACTATAGGAGAGAACACTGTAATAGGTGCTCATAGTGTTATAAAAGAATACACTAATATAGGTAAGAACAATATAATTCATGATAATGTTGTTTTGGGTGATTTGCCTCAGGATATACATTTTGATAGGAATACTGTTACATTTTTAGAGATTGGTGATAATAATGAGATAAGAGAGTTCGCCAATTTGCATAGAGCATCAAAAGAAAATGCAAAGACTATAATAAAAAATAATTGTTATATAATGGCTACTGGGCATGTTGCTCATGATTGTGAGATTAATGATAATGTTATTATATGTAATGGCGCTTTGGTTGCTGGACATGTAAAGGTAGGAAAGGGAGCTTTTATTTCTGGTAACTGTGTTGTGCATCAATTTTGTTCTATAGGCGAATATGCTATGATTAGCGGAATGTCTGCTGTTGGTAGGGATATTTTGCCATATGCTTTAACTGCTCATGCTGGTGAAGCTATTATATATAAACTTAATTTAGTTGGAATGAGAAGAGCTGGTTTTACTTCTGAACAGATTAGTCATGCTGAAGAGGCTTATGATATGTGGTATAATTGGAATAAAACAAAGCAAGAGTTTTTAGACACATACTTAAACGATAATAGTTTAAATGATATAGCTAAAAAAATAGTTGTTTTTATATCAGAGTCTAGAAGAGGCATAACGCCAAGAAAAACAGTATAA
- the lpxB gene encoding lipid-A-disaccharide synthase translates to MRIFIATGEVSGDIQGALIANEIKKLAPQTIIDGFGGVEMKKANVNILSDMSTLSTMGIFEGINPKFAFKKLGAFNILKEYLKNNKVDVMLLVDNQGVNLILAKYCKKNNIPYIYYFPPHVGIWGEWNAKRLLSAKKIITPFQFDYDVYKKYNCNVVYSGHPFADINYNREVSPLNMDKKEYTVGVLFGSRYQEIKKLAPVFIKSMKILNDMLFGNIRFIIPVAYPEYREPIENIIDNYKDLLNGICYSVIENKDDVYIYSDALIMSSGTASLIAACYGKPMVICYKISHLTFLLGKFFTNIKYVGMPNVMLNEEAAPELLQRDCNPNAISSHIIKYLTDKEYYDKTSSNLIRVRELLGDKNVLERVAKEIIN, encoded by the coding sequence ATGCGAATATTTATAGCTACAGGAGAAGTATCTGGCGACATTCAGGGAGCCTTGATTGCAAATGAGATAAAAAAATTAGCACCTCAAACCATAATAGATGGATTTGGCGGTGTTGAGATGAAAAAGGCTAATGTTAATATTTTATCTGATATGTCAACATTATCTACTATGGGTATATTTGAAGGTATTAATCCAAAATTTGCTTTCAAAAAACTTGGAGCTTTCAATATATTAAAAGAGTATCTTAAAAATAATAAAGTTGATGTAATGCTTCTTGTAGATAATCAGGGAGTTAATCTTATATTGGCTAAATATTGTAAAAAAAATAATATTCCTTATATTTATTACTTTCCGCCTCATGTTGGTATATGGGGAGAATGGAATGCTAAAAGATTATTGTCTGCTAAAAAAATAATTACCCCTTTTCAATTTGATTATGATGTTTATAAGAAGTATAATTGTAATGTGGTTTACAGCGGGCACCCTTTTGCTGATATTAATTATAATAGGGAAGTATCTCCATTAAATATGGATAAAAAAGAATATACTGTTGGTGTATTATTTGGAAGCAGGTATCAGGAAATTAAAAAACTTGCTCCTGTGTTTATCAAATCTATGAAGATACTTAATGATATGCTATTTGGAAATATAAGGTTTATTATACCTGTTGCTTATCCTGAATATAGAGAGCCTATAGAGAATATTATTGATAATTATAAAGATTTGTTAAATGGAATATGTTATTCTGTGATAGAAAATAAAGATGATGTTTATATATATTCTGATGCTCTTATAATGTCCAGCGGTACAGCTAGTTTGATAGCAGCTTGTTATGGAAAGCCTATGGTTATATGTTATAAGATATCTCATTTAACTTTTTTGCTTGGTAAGTTTTTTACTAATATAAAATATGTTGGCATGCCTAATGTTATGCTTAATGAGGAAGCTGCTCCTGAACTTCTTCAGAGAGATTGCAATCCAAATGCTATTAGCAGTCATATAATAAAATATTTAACAGATAAAGAATATTATGATAAAACTAGTTCTAATTTAATTAGGGTAAGAGAATTACTTGGCGATAAAAATGTATTAGAACGTGTTGCAAAAGAGATTATTAATTAA